The nucleotide window AGGGGCAGCTGTGGCTGAACAGCAGTCACACAGCCACACCCTCAAAGACCTGGCCTCTAGCCTGCTCTACCTCTCCCTTAGGGAGTGACCCTCTGGCTCTGTCTCTTCATCAGTAACTGTGGGGTGTTAGGAGAGGATATGAAGCAGGGCCAGCTTCAAGGACTTATCACCGGTTCCTAGGTAGATACTAGGGAACAGCTGGGAAGAAGGTAGGTACTTCAGCCCCCTGCAAGGAGGCCACACCATGGAGCAGGCCTAGATCCAGGGATGGAAACTGCTTGGCCCACCACTGCCATGCCTGAAGTATGGAGAGAAATCAGCCCAGATGGCTGGCCAAGAAATAACCCTTTTCTGGGGCTGATACCTGAGGTCTAAGTGCCCCCAGCACCCCAACGGCCCTTTCCTCGTCTTCTACCTGGAGGGACAGCTCTAGAGCCCCTGTGCTGCCCTGACTGTCAGAAGCTGAATCCCAAGACCTGCATTCTGGGCTCTCTGCGCTGCACTTACTCCTTGCATAACCGCCCTTTCCCAGGTGGCTCAGGAGACCTTTGGGGCCCCAGTCCTTCTGGAACAGCTTCCATCCATGAATTGAGCCTCAGGCCATGAACTAGCCAGTTAGGTCCACATGGACTTGGTGCCCCTAGAAAGGCCTGAGACCCCTAAGTGACCACTCCTGTGGCCTGGCCAACACTGCTGTGACACCCTAAGACTGAGAAGAACAGGGAATAAAGGGATGACTGTGGAGTCTGCCGGGTGCTGGAGGGAATGCCACCTATAAGTCACTCTTGCGTGTTCTCACTTGAGCCTCACAACAGTCCCTGTAAAGCTGGTATGAATATATTcactttgtagatgaggaaacagagactctAAGAGGTTAAGGAAGAATTCAAGAGAATACTACAAGGTCACTGGCATAACATTAGAATGTCCACGAAATTGGCCAAGATTGGAAGAGCTGAGAGCCAAAGTGAGGCAACAGAAAGCACATAGGTGGCAAAACCAGATGACAAGAAATGGAGCCAAGGCCTTTTGTTTCCCTCTGAAATCAGCAAGCTCCACGAACCTCAGGATGGGAGATACATGAGCATGTACTCCACAGGTCAAAGCAGGTTTCCACCATAGGAATGACTGAGAACTTGCACCCTCCCAGCCTTGAAACCACCTGCAAGTGGAAACAATTCCACAGAATTCCCTCCCAAGGGCAGCACACTTTCCAGTTTCTGTACTGGTGAGACCCAGTGGTTCTGATGGAGTATCTCAGGCTTTAAGAAGCAAACATTCTGGAATTGGCACAGTTTTCTGGGAATACTGAGGCAGACAGCCCTCCGTTTCCAGATACCACAGACATCTCTCATGTGGGAGGGTCTCCACTCCACCTGTCACCAGGCTGGGGGCTCAGGGAGTTGGCATACAGCAGGTTCTAGCAACAAGTAAGGAGTAACACCCAGGACAGTGAAAGGAAGTTTTCAGTTATAGGTCAGCTGGCAGTAGGAGCCCTGGGGCCACTGAGCAGGCCACCCTGGCCCTCCTGTCCCTCTTCCTTGGCCACTAAGACACTTTCCCAGCCACAGCAAGGCCTGAGCAAAGCATTCTGCCCAGCAGGACACAGTCCAGATGACAGGATGAGAAGGGGAGGGTGCCACACCAGCTTAGTGGCCAGGGTGCTGACCAGAATGATCATGTCACATGGCCTGGAAGTCACTCTAGGGATAACCTACACATTGCTGCCTCCCTCAGGGAGGGATTGGAGAATTCCTGCCACATATAGTCAACGGAAGAGAATCACAGAATCTCAAAGCTGAGACAGGGGCAGCCAACTCAAACTGAACTCCAAATACACAAACATCATCCTCAAATGGTCGATCAGAaaatgttaacttaaaaaaaaaaaaaaaaagcccagcacAACATCCAGCTCAACCCCAGCCCAAAGAAATCCTGCCTCACTTTCAATGTTTACCCAGTGGAAAATTTAGATTCACTCCCTTTGCTCCAAAAGGACTACTCCTCTGTCCTGGAGGCCTCAATGAGGATGGGCTGAACTGGATTCTAAAACAAGCAGTATTGACAGGCGTGGTGgctctcagtactttgggaggctgaggaaggaggattgcttgaggccaggagtttgagaccagcctggacaacagcgagaccctgttacaaaaaatttttaaaaattacccaggtgtggtggtacatctatagtcccagctactcaggaggctgagagcaggaggatcacttcagcccaggagtttcaggttacagtgagctatgatcatggcactgtactccagcctcagTGAAAGAAacgagaggagagagagagagagagagagagagagagatatgggggggcctgtctctaaaaaataaataaacaaataataatgataaaaaataaaacagagtattGGCATTTCCAAAGTCCCTGGTGGCTCCTGTCCCCCTTTGTTACACCCTAGACAGGGCCATCTGTTGAAGGAATACCGAAGAGCCTCCCTGCTGAATCTTTCATCTCTGGGGAAGATTCCTCCATCTGGCACCCTAGGAAGATGCCCTGATGTACCACTCAAGGAACAACTATTGGGCGTGTGAATAAAGGTGACCACAAAAGCCTCTTAGTGACAGGGGCAGAAGACACAAACCCATGCCACAGACAGGGGATTAGAAGGCCACAGACAACAAAATGGTGGTGAGATTCCCAGGCACTGTGAGAACACCCAGCAGAGACCCCTGGGGGACTCAGGAGAAGCAGGCCCTAGAGGCCAGCAGCTAGAATCCATCAGCCACAGCAATCTGAAGCAGCTGACAGCCTCACTCAAGGGACCCCAGACTGTCCTGTGCCCATAATCTGGAGATATACCTCCTTCAGGGTTCCTGCCAGTCACTGCAGAGGAGGGTGGGCCCATTAACagccctttttttctctttggtgcTCTAATAATTCAGAAGCCCCCTCTTCTGCAGAGGATTAGGAGCCCCTGCACAGGTCCCTTCAACTTAGCCCTCAATAACCCCATCATCCCCACTACTGTGACCTCCTTTCCCCAGCACCAAGACTGGACAGGATTCATTTTTCTATGTCCAGCCTCTGCCCAGAGTCTGACACACAGAGAGGGCCCAAAGAATGGCTGCTGAGTAAAATTCATCAttggcaagaaaggaaaaaaaaaataataatttcaagcAAGATACTAATGCCTCATTAAGGGATTGATACAAGGTGTCTTCCAGTTCTAATACTGGAGAATTCTGTGTTTCTcttaaatcattcattcacttgcaACCCATCAATGGCAAAGACAGCAGAATAAAGCCAGATGTGGCTCACAGAGGAGAGGTGGGCTTCTAGTCATCAAGGGACCCAATTTTGAGCTGCTTGAGAACTCAAGCATCCGGATACCCTGCCCATGCTTGTGTAGCCATATCCCAACTACCCCTCGTCAGGCCCCACTTCTAAGTTAGCCCTACATGAATAGAGGGCACAGATAAGTCCTGGAGAACCTCACGGTTCTCTTGTTATCTCTGAGACCTAGATGGCCTGCCAAGTTCCAGAAAGGTGAAGGACTTCTTATGGTCAGGATGCCTAGCAATGGCTAGCTGATCCCAGACAAAGAAGTTACAGGaaacttctggaggctggaatgaGAGGGAGGGATCTGAATTCCTCCTACTCTTGGGTAACCTTGAAGAAGGAACAGTATCTTTACAATCCTGAAGAAAACCCTTGTGGTCAAGCCACCCAGGACCTTGAGATATGCAAACTAATCCACAGCCATAATCCTAGTTCATTTAAAACCTGTGTCTCTGGAAGTACCAATCGAGACAATCTAGAGAGGGTCTTGAAATAACTGCTTCTAGTTCTAAGAGATTCCACCTCACTGACGCTGTATGTGTCCTGTGGGTAGTCCCTCCTTATTGCCCACCTTCCCTGGCAAACCGGGTCTCTCCTGAACCTACTGGACGAACTTGACTTTCACATTCTCATGGGCCAGCATGTGGATTAGCAGAGTTGAATCCAGATAGAAGGCAGGCCCTTGGGAGATGTGAGCAACATCCCTGCCTGTTCTTCTTGACCAGTGAAAATGACTAGGCAGAACAATTCAAATGCAGGAAAACTTCCAAGTCAAGAGCACAGTGACCAAAAAAACATTATCTGAGGAAATACtcaagggaggggaaaaaaaaggcttGACAAGCTATCTCTCCCCCAAGTCCCAGAGTCTTCTCAGGACTGGTTCCTAAATTTATCATCACTCAATCAGAGGTGGCTTTACAAAGCCAGTCAGGATAATACTCTGGCTAGATATGACTCTTGCCCCACAACTCAATGGGGTCTCTGGTGCCATTTTTAAGGGCAATTTTGTGAGGCACAACCAGCTTCCTGCCTGTTCATAGGCAGCTTCAGCTGTTGGGATGTGAGAAGCAAGTGATGAGAACCCTGACTTTCTGCAGCTTCCAGTCCTAGTTCTGCCACCCAAGTTTCAGAAGGACCCAGAGTCTGAACCTGAGCCCTATAGCTCAAATGTGCTCCATCGTCAAAGCCCACTGCAGCAACGCCTCATTTGGGGCCTCAAGCCTGGATTCTATTTCCCTCTGCATTAAGTCCCACCTTATCATCCTATTCTTATGGAATCATCCACTACTATGGGGCAATTCTAATGCTGCTTCTGGGAGGAGCAGATATGAAGGTTAGGCTGTGCCCTGGAGACTCACACATCCAACCTCACCTCCTTcgttttccctctccctccactaACATAGCCAGCAGATCCACCCAGAGTTGGGGCCTGGTCACTGatagaggagggaggaggctacGCCTACCAGCCTGGAGCCGCCTCACCAAATCAGGCCCAGATCCTCCAAGGCTGGCCAGGGCTAAAAAGTCCCACGTGGAACCCCCTCCCGCCCGATTCTCTGACCCTGACCTCCCTGCAGGAGAACCATAGCATAGGTTCCACCGAGGGAGCTGTAGGTTTCGTGCACTCCCAGCTGGCAGACAAGCAGGGGAGCGTTCACCTACACCCTAGCCGGGCTATAGACAGGAACCGGGTGAGGGTCCCAAGCCCGGGCTGTGGCAGGCGGGCGCCCTTACCCATGCTGACTCTCGAGCGGGCCGGGTGGCGCTGCCCATCCCCGGATCCTTCGCAGGCGGGTGGCAGGACGTGGGGCTGGGGTCTGCCCGCTAGTCTGCCTGCAGAGCTTGCCGGACTCGAGCAGGCCGGGCCAGGCCAGACGGGGCGGGGCCCTGAAAGCCCCATCCGGATGATCCCGACCACAGAAAAAGGCCCGGCCATGGCGCAGTAAGGTGCACCAGCCATGGGCACGGTACCTCCCGGATAGGCGCCTGGCTGGCTCTCTCTGCGTTCCCCACGGCCGCCGCCTCAGAGGACCGGCGGGAGGCGGAGCTGCGCGCGACACATGGCCCGGGCCCCGCGCGGCTTCGGGCcgctggggtggggatgggaggggccGCCGGGGGACTTTCAGCGGAGCCTCCGGGCGGCCTGGAAAGCGGCTCCTGCggcccagcccccgccccggCGTGCTGGCACCGACACTCACCCGAGGGGCTGGCACGatggcggcagcggcggcggcaacCCAGCGCGGTCTGCGACCGACTGTCCCTTCCCCCCTGCCTTCCCTCGCCCGCCCCGTTGCACTCTGGGAAACGCAGTCCTGCCGCTCCCCTTTCTGGCACAAGTGCGCCGGaagaaaactacatttcccagtgtGCTACGCGCGGAGGCCCAGACACGGCCCACAGCGCGGGAGGTGAGGCTaagccagggagggaggctgccGGGGCGAGCCCCTGAGAATTGTGGTCTAGCGGAAGCCTCTGGAACAGTGGAGGTTGGCGCCAGGCAAGGGTCAGGGCTTAGTTGTCGCCTGGTCCCAGCTGGCCCGGCCCCGCCCAGGCTTCGTGCTAGTGGGGTTGGCCCCGCCCCTGCGGGAGTCCAGCCTAGCCCCGAGCTGCCTCAGccgcccctccctgggcccctgAGCTGTTTCCGCTGGCGAAGCCCCCTCCCCTTTGGAGCTTTGGCTGCCTCGTGGGCTATTTGGATCCTTATGGCCTTGGCCAGCCGGGTAGAACCCACGGCCTCTGCTCTCCCAACATTCCAGCGCCCAGCCCCAGAGCTGGTTTTGAGCAGGCTGGCTCTTCTTGGGCTGGAGACCCCTCAGGTGAGGCTTGGCTGGAGAGAAGGTTACTCTCATACTTGTACAGTTAGGGGTCTCCAGAACATTCTCATATAAGGTTTTTTTGCAGCAGTTAGGGCAGCTATAAGTTTCATTTTTACTAATGAGAATAGTAATAGTTTGCTCACCCAAAGTTTCCCTGTGATTTAAGTGACCAGATTATAAATAGTCCTCCCACCCATTGCCCTGTCCTTTCAATGCCCATTTCATTGGTTCCTTGGTAATGCAAACATTTGAAGTAAGCCCTGTCTCTAGGTCAGGCCAGTGCAGGGCAAAGGGCTCTGCAGCCAACCTAGAGGACTACAGGTAAGGGAAATGGCTACAGGGAATGTCTTCTTCAGACAGCTCCTGGCATTCCTTCCTGGCCAGAGATCACTCAGTACTCCCCTTTTTCCACAAGAGTTTCACACCTTTGCCCACTCCCATCCCACCCCTCCTGGGGATCTATGGTAAGACCAAGCCTGGCTTCTGTTTATTAAATCCCAGGTCTGTCCACACTACACTTTGCCTGACTAGATACTTCTCTTATTACTCAGCCAATAACTCTGCGTTAGCCTACTTATGATGCTTCAGTATCTGGGACCTCCCTTGGTCTATGAACTAGCCTTCGCTCCCTAAGAAGCCAAAACACTGGACCACTGTGTACACATAACCTCCAGACACCAGGGAGGGCCCTAGGAATTCCGCTGAGAGGTTCAAAAGGGCCGAAGCAGAACCAGCAGAAGTTCCTTCAACAAATAGGATCTCAAGGATACGTTAAAAAGCATGGCTAGAGCCTGGAAAAGTCTTCACTCCGAGGAAGGAGAGTGAGGACATGTGAGAGACTGACCCAGAAGGGGCACACAAAGGGCACTGTTATGCTTCCACCACCTGATTACCAGCCAGTGCTAACCTAGGAAGGCAGAGATCCAAACTTTCCCCCCAACCAGGCACCCACTCAACCTATGGCACATCATCCCTCCTTCCCTACTAGAGACTTGTTCCCCAACTCAGTGCCAAGGGACCAGAAGGGAAACAGATAAGAGTTTTAGAACCATACCAGCTCACTGCTTCAGGGCAAGTCCCCATGCAAGGCTTTGTCCATAAGTAACACAAAGAAGGGAGTTATATTTTATGGAGCCTGAGAAGTGTCTATTTGTGCCTCAATACCCATAGAAAACCCATCGCTTTAAAGGCATTTGACTCTCCCCATTGGCTTTGAGCTAAATTACTTGGAGCTATAGATAAAAATGTCATCCTCACCCCTCCAACATCTGATCTAAAGAAAAATAGAGGCAGCCAAGAAAATGAGTCAAAGGGTCACAAATCCCAACTCCTTAATGCCAAGGATCCAGCTCCTTCACACTGAAGGTGTACCAAGGTCAAGGTTTCCGTACAAGAGTCCTTGTGCCTGAAGAAGCCACGGCTGGCTCCAGCTGTGGTCTTCACTGGTTTATTAAGGAACTGCAAGCACATGAGTACCAGATGCTGTGCTAGGCCTAAGGGATGTAAGGGTTAGCAAAATTCAACCTCAGCTGAGAATTCAAAACCTCAGAGGTGAACTATCACAGTTCAGCTTAGTTTTCAGCTGCTCTTTCTTGTTAGAAGGACACCGGGAGATAACCCATGGACAAACTGGGACAATTTGGTGCAGTTTCCAAACTCTTTAGGGTGAGTTGGGCCAGACCTCTGAGGACCGTATAAGGCCAGGATCCATATGCTGAGGGGGCCCTTTACAGAGAAATCTGGTCATTGAAGCATCTCTACTTTCAGGTCTTTCAAATAGGCTAGGCCTATTTCCCCAGGTTTTAAGGACATTTCAGCTaagtttttgtaaaaataaaatagcgaAACCCAAATAAAAACcttactttttgtttaatttgttttgcCAAACAAACACAGTGAAAACTTTAGTCTGACTAATTGTACAGAAAATAGATTTTGTAACCAGTAGCAAACAAAACAGGATAAACCTAAGTCCCCGGCAAGCTGGATCTCCATCACAGGTTACTCAGACCCACTCGTCAATGGCCCCCAGGGGAGGGAGGTcccaggaaacagaggcacagatctACCAGTCCCCATCAGAATCAAAGGCTGAACCTGGGAAGGAAAAGCATGAAAAGGAGAATAACTGATGTTACTTGGATCTCTTATCACTACACAGAGAAGAGTTGTCTCTGATTGCTTGCCAACCTTAAGGTGTGGCTTTCCCAAACCCATAGACCCTGGGCATTCCACCTGCATCCCTGGGGGGTAAATTTCAAGTTCAGTGGTTCTGAAGCCTCTGCTTAACCAGAATCTGCAACATAAACTGGGGAGGAAGGGTAGACAAAGTCATAATTGCTGGTGTCACCAGTGCAGAGTCTGAGGCCCCAGCCCCGCTTCAGGAGGAAACAAGTGAGGGTGCCAAATCACCAGCAAGAGTCCAGCTGCCTTAAGCCTCAGTACTGTCAACCAGTGTCCCTGGAGTACAGAGGAGTTCAATAGCGGCCTGAGGTTCCCCTAGGCTGGAAGGGGTCCACGAGTCCTGCAGGCCGCAGGGGGACCCATTCACATTCCGTGTTTCTTGCGGATGACAGCCATGGCAAGCAGCCGATCCTTCTCGCGCAGTTCTTCGCGCAGCTTGGCCTCGGTGAGACGCAGGTGGCGGATGCTGCCCTTCATCTCTTTCATCTTCACTTCCATCAGCGCCAGGATGTCCCGCTGCTCATTCAGCTTGCGCAGGAGCTCCTCCTCCGTGGTGCCTGACGACAAGGAGTACGAGTGGTCGGAGCCAGTATCAGGGAAGCCTTCTTCCCCTACCACCACCAACTGGGGGCCCATAGGGCATTCAGCGGCCTCCAGCCCTGCCGTAGCAGCCTGTAGCTCCGaagcggcggccgcggcggctgCGCCCTCTGCGGCTGCGAACTCCACTTGCACTGTAAGGTCGATGGGTTTCACGTCTTCTCCGGTGGGAGTGGTGGGCGCCGGTGGCACGGATCCCGGAGCCTGACTGCTATCTACAGCGGCCTGAAGGGTGAGGAGCACGGCCGCGGAGGCAGACACCAGGTTAGGCTGCAGCTGGGCGGTCTGGGCAGTGGAGGTGGACGGCGAcgactgctgctgctgctgctgctgttgctgctgctgctgctgctgctgttgctgctgctgctgttgttgctgctgccgGCGGCGAGCAGCCGCAGCCCCCGCGGGTCTGCGCGCAACTTTGCGCTCGTTGACGCCGCGCAGCGGGAAAATGGTGGGGACGCGCACCGTGTAGGTCTTGCGGCCGCCCTGGAAGTGAACGCTGCAGAGACGGTGGCCCGTGGTGGGCTGGAAGGTGGAGAAGCACCCACTGACGCCGGCACGGGACACGTTCTTGAGCCAGAGGCGCCGCAACTCAGCGTCCTTGGGAAACGTGTAGAAGTGCAGCGCCTTGTCCCGGTGCGAGTTGTTGTAGCAGCCTGGCACGCAGCACGTAAAGCCAGGCATGGCTGCGCCGCGAGGCCCGGCCCGGCCCACCGGCCTCCTGCGCCCTTCGACGGCCCGGTCGGTCCCCCGCCGCCCGCCCCTCGACGGGCGGCGCCGCGCGAGGCCTTGGACGGTCTCCCACTACTGCAGCCCAGCGCAGCCGGTCCGACCCGGCGTTTCGTGCCCAGAATACGCTTCCTGCCGGCCCGCGCCGCACCGCCAGCCCGGATGCCCGCCTGCGCTCCGGAGTCGGCCCCGGGGACGCCGCGAAGGACCGCCTGGGAAAGAGGACTACGCCCCCCACAATGCACCGCGCCCAAAACCGCTCACTTCCGGAGTGGGGGTTTGCTTATTCCGGCCGCTTTCCAGGGCACCACGATGGCCCCCGCAGAGCAGATTCGTTCTCGCATTCGGCTTGTCCCCGGCGAGAGAGAAAGGTGTATGCGGTTGGAACGCTGTCGCCTGGACTGCCCTTCACAGGGACCCGGAATCTTGATGGGGGGGCCTGTGCGCGCCTTGCCAGTGCGCAAGCGCTCTGGGTATATGTCCACCGAGACTACAAGTCCCGTGATGCCTCGCGCTGAAATCAGAGGCTGCGGCCC belongs to Eulemur rufifrons isolate Redbay chromosome 23, OSU_ERuf_1, whole genome shotgun sequence and includes:
- the THAP11 gene encoding THAP domain-containing protein 11; this translates as MPGFTCCVPGCYNNSHRDKALHFYTFPKDAELRRLWLKNVSRAGVSGCFSTFQPTTGHRLCSVHFQGGRKTYTVRVPTIFPLRGVNERKVARRPAGAAAARRRQQQQQQQQQQQQQQQQQQQQQQQQSSPSTSTAQTAQLQPNLVSASAAVLLTLQAAVDSSQAPGSVPPAPTTPTGEDVKPIDLTVQVEFAAAEGAAAAAAASELQAATAGLEAAECPMGPQLVVVGEEGFPDTGSDHSYSLSSGTTEEELLRKLNEQRDILALMEVKMKEMKGSIRHLRLTEAKLREELREKDRLLAMAVIRKKHGM